TTACTTGCCAACAAAGAAGCCTTAGTGATGTCGGGTGACATCATGATGCAAGCCGCTAAAGATCATCATGCTTTATTGCTTCCGGTAGATTCTGAGCACAACGCTATTTTCCAATGCTTACCGCAAAATTATTTCCAAATCGAAACTCATAAAGAACCTCAACTCGGGGTTAAGCAAATTTTGCTGACGGCTTCGGGTGGCCCATTTTTAAATCATACGCTTGAACAGCTGAAGGAGGTTACACCTGCTCAGGCGTGTAAGCATCCGAATTGGTCCATGGGGCAAAAGATTTCGGTCGATTCTGCAACCTTGATGAACAAAGGCTTGGAGTTAATCGAAGCGTGCCATTTATTTTCAATTAAAGAACATTTTGTTACAGTCGTGGTTCATCCACAAAGTATCATTCACTCTATGGTTCAATATGTAGATGGTTCAACTTTGGCTCAAATGGGTAATCCCGATATGTGTACACCCATTGCTCATGCATTGGCATGGCCTGAGCGATTGACCACACATGTTCCACCGCTTGATTTGTTCACTCATTCTCAACTCGATTTCACAGCGCCTGATATTACTCGTTTTCCAGCTTTAAAGTTGGCGCGTCAAGCAATGCAAGTAGGTGGTTTGGCGCCTGCGATTTTAAATGCAGCCAATGAAGTGGCTGTCGCTGCATTCTTAAAACAGCAAATTGGCTTTTTAAATATTCCAGAAGTAGTTGAACATACGTTAAATCAAATAGATAATGCTTCTGCAGAGGCATTGGATGTCATTCTGAACATTGATCAGCAAGCACGACAAGTGGCC
The sequence above is drawn from the Acinetobacter lanii genome and encodes:
- the ispC gene encoding 1-deoxy-D-xylulose-5-phosphate reductoisomerase produces the protein MSQSVCILGVTGSIGQSTLKILDQHPDKYSVFAVTAYSRIDALSEICKQYRPKIAVVPAHKVDELQSVFKQKNIQGVEILSGEAGLIAVAEHSEVDVVMAAIVGAAGLLPTLAAVKAGKRVLLANKEALVMSGDIMMQAAKDHHALLLPVDSEHNAIFQCLPQNYFQIETHKEPQLGVKQILLTASGGPFLNHTLEQLKEVTPAQACKHPNWSMGQKISVDSATLMNKGLELIEACHLFSIKEHFVTVVVHPQSIIHSMVQYVDGSTLAQMGNPDMCTPIAHALAWPERLTTHVPPLDLFTHSQLDFTAPDITRFPALKLARQAMQVGGLAPAILNAANEVAVAAFLKQQIGFLNIPEVVEHTLNQIDNASAEALDVILNIDQQARQVATQRITQLSR